In Coffea arabica cultivar ET-39 chromosome 9e, Coffea Arabica ET-39 HiFi, whole genome shotgun sequence, the genomic window tttgtaattcTCCTGTATAAGTGATGTGCTTGATGAATCCATAGATCTGGTTCTTGTTTACTTATATCCGAAAGTCCTAACCTTTCCATTCTAAGTGAGAGTCTAACAAGTCCAGGACATTTGTGCAACATCGATCCCACGAATCCAATTTGGGCCTCAGCTGGAACCCTAAGCCTCAGCTCCTCCGCCGCCCGCCAAAGCCGCTTACTCGTGTCCCTCCATCCTTTGCAAACCCTGGCCGCCGACAACAGTGTTGGAGGCGGGAGCCTCCTCAACACCTCCCACAGACAACTCATCGGCAGCTTCCCGGACTCGGCAAGATCCGATTCGGGGCTCCAGCTCGAGAAGCTCCTCCTCGTCCTCTTGGTGCTCTTCCTCATCCTCTCCCTCGTCTTGCGAGTCCCTCGCATCAATATCATCATCGAAGGAGAGAGCTCGCCGGAGGTTGGAGAAATGCTGGCGAtgaggagggggagggggaggacgGACAGTGGAGAGAGGAGAAGGGATAGCGAGGGAGGAGGCGGCTGAGTCAGTTGAGGGCGTGGCCGTGGGATgcaatttagggtttcttgaaactttgagAGCCAAAGGTGAAATGTGTATTTTGGTGGTTGTCCACACCTTTTACTTTTAACAGGTAATGAAATGTGTTTCCGgttttgcccctaaaaatatgatcacgtgagagaggcgtgctatttttagccggagaaatgagcaaaaacGAGCAATAGGACCACATTGGCTcacaatttaaatgtgaaggaccattttggctgattttatatgtaaaggactaaaaaagtgtttttggtaaatgttagggaccaatttggcaaatttccctATTTAGAAAGTTCAACGgatcaaaaaagaaaatcaattgTGACAATATGAATGGAATCAAGAGGGTTattaaaaaagaacaaaaaaataaagggtACTTTCATGCTTTTGTCTATTAGTCTTTAGTCATGATTTGCATTTGATTCTCATATGATGTTAGAACGGAGTTAAAGTCAACATGATAGTACTAATTTATGTCTTCATATTATTTGAACAGCAGCATGCAGCATGCTAGTATTTCATATGCAcataatcttatgaataaattttATAAACACTAATAATATATGCTCAATTATATCTTTTCAAATCCAAAATCGAATTAGGTATCAAGCATCCAAGGGTGACATTAattatatacattgtcagtGTAAAAAATTAGGCTCTGTTTGGAGTTATTGTGGTTTATAAAGAAGTACTCTTCACATAAGTACTACTAATAAAAGCGCTTttaggttaccaaaagttgagCTTTTTGAGTTACGGAAAATTAGTTACCAAACActctaaaagtacttttaatgCTTGaaagcgtttttttttttttttgtaaatgcaCCGCAACTTCAAACGGGTctaattcaaattttattacatttttaaaaaatttcaatgtgtagatgccccTTGATATCTTGTCTAGTTGTAAATTGAGCTTTCAGTTACATCACTCAAATACTCTAAACCACTGATTTGTCTTGCGTTAGCCCAACCATAAGATGGTGAGTAAACGAACGTTTGCTTTGGTTGGAAGGATCAAGGGAGAAAAAGATGCTTACAACATTAGAAgaaacgaaaaaagaaaaaatgatctCCTTTAATCAAAGTCAAGGCTTaagatttcatgttttgtcTGTTCGAATATGCAAACTGCAGACACTAATGTGAATCAACTTTACTAATATttatttctattattatttgctcaaataAATTATGAATTACAGGTCTCATCCTCTGATCTTTGCTACAGCAATTATGTTTCCAGATACAATACTAAAATAATCCTCGAGTGCAGACTTCAGATTGCTCTTCATGTAAATTGTTGCCACTATACCTTGGAGATTATGTAGTAGCAACACTAACTTCCATTTGTGAACATGCTACCAGTCATTGCTTCGACGGAGCATCTTTATGCAAGTTTCTCATTCCAATTATCCTGCCTAAAACCGAAACATGATTCCGTGCAAACTCAGCATTGTCAACCAATTTCAAAGGGTACTGAAATATTTCCATAGATATGAAATTGACGCAGGAACTTTTGTGGCAAACTCATGCTGCCTCTTCTTTTGCCACTGCATCCATCTTTCAAGATTCAAGGCGTAACATTCGCATGTCAAGAACTACAGTTGTAGTCCTTTTGAGGATCTTAAACTTGAAGCAGTATGACTCTTCGTATATGGGGCTCAAATTCCTGCTTATCAAAGGTAAGCAGACAAATGTCAGACAAACATCGAAGGTAACAGCACAACCAAGAAGGGCAAGTGTTTTAATCCGTCAGTCAGGTAGAATAACTCAATTTGAGACACGCTTACGAAGTACATCAAATTATGTTAAACCTTTCTTAGAAAGATTTCAAGAAATTAGCAACAAAGTGGAAAAGGCAAACCTCATTTTTCTGGTCCATCAATCTCACATCAGTTGATCAAATAATAACATCTTCAGCCTGCATAGAACGAGGATTTCAAGTCTCAATATTATGAGTGGGTCTGTCTGAAACTTGGATTAACTCAAAATCAAAAAACGAGAAGACTTGAAACCCTGATATTTACAAGAAAAGTGCCTGCAATAGATACTTAGTGGTTAATTACTAACATAGACATCTGTTTTGCACAGTCAACTACAATGAATGAAGCATTGTTGAATGTACAACAAAAATCTTGTGAAGCACCAAGGAGCCATTACAGTCCTCATAAAGCAGGACGCCTCGATGTGAAAAGTTAACCTGGGAGAATGGGAGAATGGCATTTTTATTTAGGATGGACACAAGATACAAggaacagagagagagagagggagggagagaggAACCTTAACTTCATGTGAGCGTAAACTTTTTAAAAGTACACACGATAATTTgattcaattcaagtatttgaAAAAACTGAATTGAACTCTTGAATCAAACTTCTTAGTTACTAGCACTGTCTCCCAATTTTCCTGTAACCACAAAAATTAGAGAATTTAACCACCTGCAGAGTAATCAGGTTTATCACAGACAGCCTCTATTATGTCCTATTTCTCCATAGAACTAAAAGAAAGACGAGAGATGAAATGGAAATTACATCAAAATCAGAGTAGTCACGACTAGATTGAACATGGCACTAACTTTTAAAGTTCCACAACCAGGTTTCACAGGCTtcaaaatgaaggaaatatcaGAAAGTTCATACCGCATCAATCGATGCAATCATAGAATGAAAGGTTCAAAGAACTTATGGATGTTGCTTACATTTTCCAGTCATCCAAAAGGTGTCTGGCATCCAAAAACTCCAGTATGTAGTTTCAGTCCCTCTAAGGAAAGCAGAAGCTTTCATGCTGGATATTCCAATCCATGGCTAGAGAAAGCAACAGCTTAATCGAAAAAACCACTTTTGACTTTTTCACTGTTTTGCTGTTCTTAATTGCCAGAGATGGGTAACATCATCTAATAGATTCTCCTGCAATAAGTTTGAGTAAACCATCTTCAGACACACATGTTACAATGAACAAGCAATCCGAAATGCAAAACAAtgaaaatcatcttaattaAATGCTGCAAATATACACAAGTAACCTTTTTGCTTTGATATCTTGTCAGAGACATTTGCAACTAGGGCATAATTGTTGCTATTATAACAAGCAGTCATGAATGCCGCAAGAGTTACACGGTCCACATTCTGGTGTTTATTCAATAGCTTGTCAAAAAACTGCTCAGCTATGTCCACCTTCTTTTCACCACATAGCTTTCTGACTAAGGTGCTCACAGTGCGAACCCATAGCTTTTTTTCTAGTTTGTCCAATAGGGCCATAGCAACAGACGATTCATCCTTCATGCAAAATTCATAAGCCATCGTCAGCCGAGTAACTTCACATGGGGAAAGCCCCATATCTATCATTGTCTCATAGAGTCTTCTAGCCTCATCCAATTTGGACTCCTTGCAAAGTCCACTTATCATGGCACCATAAGTAAGACTATCAGGAGCACAACCATGTTCATTCATATTTTGAAAACATTTCAAGGCCATGCTAGCATTTTTATCTCTGAAATATCCAGATATCATAGTTGTATAAGTTTGTTTAGTCGGAACCAGGCCAAGCTTGATGAAAGCATCATCGAACAGCTTTTCACTTTCTGCCATTCTGTTTTCTTTGCAGAGAGCAGAAATCAAGGTAGTGTACACATGCGCATCAGGCATTATACCAGCTTTTACCATCTTATTAAACAGTGCTAATGCTTGCCTTAAGTCTGCTTGCTTGCAACTTTCTGAAATGAGAATAGTATATGTAACTATATCAGCAGAAAGTCCATTTCTGAAACCTCTTTTGAGCAATTTATGAGCCTTACTAACCTTTCCCTTCTTAATAAGACAATTGATAACTGTATTATAGGTGCAAATATTAGGAGCTAGACCAGCTCTACGAATTGTGTTCATCAACTCATACACACGGCCTATATTCCCCATCTTACAGTATCCATCAATAAGAGTGGAGTATGTATTGACATTAGGAGTTAATCCCTGCTCTTGCATTCTGCTCAACAGCATCTCAGCTCGGtttaacttttcttctttgcagTACCCCGCAATCATAGCTGTATAAGTATGCACATTGGGCTTGTAATTATCACTTCTAACAAGCTTCAAGAAAAGCCTAAATGCTTTATCAGTCCAGCCCTTTTTACAAAGACCATCAATCAAAATACTATGGGTATATACATTTGGTTTCCAACCCTTTCGAACCATTTCCTCCAAAAATTCAAATGCTTGCCTAATACTGCCCCTCTTGCATAATCCATTGATCAAACAAGTAAAATTTATCAGATTTGGAGCAAATCCCACATCAACCAACTTATTAAAAATCCACAGTGCTCTACTCACATAACCCTTTTCACAGAACACACTCGTAATCAAAGTACAAGTTGCATTGTCCACAAGACAACCCCTGTCCAGCATTGAAACCAGCCACCTATTCGCTTCCAGAACTCTGCCCATCCTGCAATAACCAACAACCATGGTTTCAAAAGTGCAAGCATTAGGACAAACCCCTCTTTcagacatttcatcaaacacatcCTCAGCCACCTCATCGCACCCCATCTCAACAGCAACACCTAGGACACAATTCAGAGTATGAACACTGAGAACCAAGCCTTGATTTTGCATCTCAAGCACCATGTCGACAGACTCCTTTAGCATCCCGATCTCACCAAAATTCTTGACCATACAATGCATCACTTCATTGGCTCTCACAAAGTTCCCATTTTTCATCAAACACATAGCTAAAACAATGTAAAACCTCATAAAATGCCTGAATTTCGAGAAACCAATTGCCCAGTAAAAGAAACTCAGTGCAACCATTGAGCCTGACTCATTAGCCAAAGATGCAGCTATAGTAATGGCCTCTTCTTGGGTTAAAGATTCGGGACTTATAGGCATGTTAAGGTTGGCAAGTACTGGCCCGAAATGGGATTTTTGCTTCTGTTGAAAAAATGATTCCTGGACTAATGAGCTGACTGTTTTCACAACTGACTGGGAATTCGAAATGGGATCGGTGGCAGATTGGCAGAAGTGTCTTAATTTGAGTAAAGAATAGAGGGGTTTGGTGAGGAAAGCACGATATCTCCACCACCGGGGAGACATTGCAGCCACCGCCACCGCCACCACCACAGTTGGATAGTACACAGCCACCTCACACCACCAACGAAAATTTAACTAGTCTAATAATGGTGGTTTTCGACTGAAAATAAACATGCTTTCTACCaaaactcttttttttgtgataaaatcaaaatgaaaattttcaaaccaGTGGTGTATATATTGGAGGGAGTTTTGTAAAAATGTTATTCTAGTTTCTCCTCTCTACAAAAGAAAGGAGTAATTCTAATTTAGTCATCCAAATTAATAGAAAATCTCAATTGAGTACCCCAAAGCCAAAAAATGTATCAATCTAATGGAGTACTTCAAAGTGGCAAAACCGTTCTAATTCAGTCGTCAACTTCACTGTGTAGACTAATGATGGTTACTAATTTTCGCGGGACATTTGAGCACATAAAACACTAATTTATGTTAATCAAGTTTGATTGAATTCAATTACATTATATGAGATCAAGTACGAATTCAAGTTCTCGTAATCTAAATCTAAATCAAGCTCAAACTCAATTATTTTAGTTCAAGTGAAATTCGAGTAACACTTAAACTTCTTAAGACTCTTCTCTCCtcttttcccactcaaaattaACCACTTCAAGCCCCCTAAACTAACAGAACCATGAGCACCCGCTTCTTTTGGGTGCCTTTTTTTGAATTTATATCATTCTCTAGATTCCAAATTCAATAACAATTTCCTTTGTCCAAATGAACCTTGCATTTATCAACCTCGATTGATACTGCTAATCTCTCCATCACTATCACTTTTGTGTCTAAGAGGCCCAATCCTATTATCCCCTTACACTCTAATTTTGTGAACTGATGTTATTAGGTATTTCTACTTTTTGTTTGCTACATATAAGTTTTTGCCTTGGTTTGGTATTGGTTTTACAATATGATAAGGTTATGTTATAGGTTTCACAAATTGAACATTTGTTGTAAATTTATAAGGTACATTTTCAATTTCTTGCATAGGTTAATGATGGTTTCCAACTTTGATAGAAAACTATGATTTTGCTTCATTACCATATAAGTTAGTtatgatttttttcttcttcttttgtgtaGTTCGATGGTAGTTGTCATGGTGCAatgtaggggtggcaattttcgacacgacctgaaaacacgacatgaacctaacacgaaattaatgggtttgggttaaggtttcgggaattcgggtcagaatcgggttggacccgatgaacccgaaaagaaaacaggtcgatttcgggtcaacccgtggtgacctgatatgacccaatatgacccattaacgaattaaaaataatttaataaacataaaaataattttatctaactaaactaagttattctttttttcaaaggcattaattacttaattctaaatgaatttatttaatttgtgtgaagttgaaattattatatttggacaaataatatattatattattttttacttttatgctgttttaatttattttatattttgtttgggataaaacacttttacggtgtttaatttattttagatttggtttggaattatttatttaaatttttat contains:
- the LOC113707850 gene encoding uncharacterized protein, with translation MSPRWWRYRAFLTKPLYSLLKLRHFCQSATDPISNSQSVVKTVSSLVQESFFQQKQKSHFGPVLANLNMPISPESLTQEEAITIAASLANESGSMVALSFFYWAIGFSKFRHFMRFYIVLAMCLMKNGNFVRANEVMHCMVKNFGEIGMLKESVDMVLEMQNQGLVLSVHTLNCVLGVAVEMGCDEVAEDVFDEMSERGVCPNACTFETMVVGYCRMGRVLEANRWLVSMLDRGCLVDNATCTLITSVFCEKGYVSRALWIFNKLVDVGFAPNLINFTCLINGLCKRGSIRQAFEFLEEMVRKGWKPNVYTHSILIDGLCKKGWTDKAFRLFLKLVRSDNYKPNVHTYTAMIAGYCKEEKLNRAEMLLSRMQEQGLTPNVNTYSTLIDGYCKMGNIGRVYELMNTIRRAGLAPNICTYNTVINCLIKKGKVSKAHKLLKRGFRNGLSADIVTYTILISESCKQADLRQALALFNKMVKAGIMPDAHVYTTLISALCKENRMAESEKLFDDAFIKLGLVPTKQTYTTMISGYFRDKNASMALKCFQNMNEHGCAPDSLTYGAMISGLCKESKLDEARRLYETMIDMGLSPCEVTRLTMAYEFCMKDESSVAMALLDKLEKKLWVRTVSTLVRKLCGEKKVDIAEQFFDKLLNKHQNVDRVTLAAFMTACYNSNNYALVANVSDKISKQKGESIR